ACATGCCGATCAGCGGCAGCTTGACGGTAAGGTTGAGCGTAGGGATTAGGAAAAGTAGGCGAGGGCGCGGTGCTCGATGCGAAGGGTCAATGAATGCGAAACGGCGCGACGACTCGACTGATGATGCCAGATTCCGAGGGGGAATCGGGCTTGAGGCCCTCATGCAGGCAACGGAAAAATGCCAAGAGCTGGCCAACGACGACGTGCCGCAATAGGAAGTCGCCATCCTCCAAATTGTCGGGCAATCCTTGTGGTCTAGGGCATGGAAGGAAATCGACCCCAGGCAATGGGCCTGGAGAATCGAGCGCGTTGGCGTCAAACGCGACGATTCGCAACCCCAGCTTTTTTTGCCCCAGTTCGGCGAGCAAATCGAATTCATACGCGCGCACGACCGGATCGAACGATAAGAAGGCCACCACGAGTGTTTCCGCGGAAGTGGCCGACATCGGCCCATGGCGAAACCCCAAAAACGATTCCGACATGGTGGCGATTCGGCCAGCCGTCATTTCGAGCATTTTCAATGCCGCCTCCCGCGATGCTCCCAGGTGGCAACCGCTGCCCAGAAAGATGACCGAACGAAATGGCATCTGGGCGATGTCGGCGAGTTGCATCGTCAGGATCCGATCTCCCATATCGGCCATTGCGCGAACCTTGGTTCGCCAGCGGTCAAGCTCGGTCCCCGCCCCCAACAGCCCGCCGGCCAGCACCAGATTGGTAAAACTGCTCGTCATCACAAGGCTGCGGTCATTCGTCGGTTCCGGCAGTACGGCAACATGAACCTTGGGGTGACCTGCAAACTCGCTCGCCAACTTGCCTTGTGCATTGCAAGTGAGCACCAAATGATGCGCCTGCGGTCGATGCTTCATCACGAGCTGCTGAACCGCCACGCTTTCGGGGCTGTTTCCCGATCGCGCGACCGAAACCACTAGCAACGGCTCCATTGGCGGCAGCGATTCGTGGAGATGGGTCAGCAGCAGGCCGCTCGGAATCGAAAACACGGGAAGTTTGAGCTTCGATTGCAAAGGCAATGCCAAGCAATCGCCGACATATTGCGAACTGCCTGAGCCAGTCAGTACGATCGCCCCTTGTCGCGCCATGACTTCCGACACCGCCAGCGCCTGTCGTATCGTCGCTAGCAAGTCATGCGATTGAGATGTTTGACGCCACGTCTCCGGCTGCTGCCAGATCTCTCGGAGCGTGTGGCCGTAGCCGCGCTCGATTTGCTCGGCTTCGCTCGCCGCCAGGAGTTTCGTAATGGGTGAATCGCTGAGGTTCATGTTCCGATGATGACGCATTTCGGCCGATTTTGCCAGTCGGTCGAATGGTGCGAATTCGTCGTTGCCACACAGTCGCTGTTGCAAAGGTCGTCGGTGGCACGCAGTAGGAGGCCGGCAGTGAAAAAAATGCGAAATGCGGCGAGTCGTGAGAGCCAGCGCCCGTCTAAGTTGCCAAAATATCGAACGCCTCGTGATTAGAACACATGAACATTAGAATAATATGTACATGTTTGTGAAGTAGAATTACAAGCAACGATTCGTCAGGGTTGGCCTGCTGGACGCCCTAGCCATCAATCCATCGATGTGCACGCGACTGGGAGCGCAAGGCGATGCATTTCGCCCGCGCAGGGGCTCCCACGCGCGCTCCGACCCTTCCTCGTTCTCCGTTGGTCGAAGTCGATTGCGCAGCCTCAAGACGCGGCATGCTGCGGAGGTCATTTACCGTTGTGCCACTTGTTGCCGCGCCGCTTCCAGGCCGGCGTTCAGAATCGCGTCGCCGTTGGCATTGCTTGCGCTGACGGGAATTGCAATGCGGCCGTCGATCGGTTTGGCAGCGACCTGAACTTTGACGTCCGGCTCGACGCCGACACGCGCGAACGGTTTGCCCAGCGGCGAATAGAACTTCGCCGTCGTCAGTCGCACTCCAGCGCCGCCGGTGCTGAGCGGAAAGATCCCTTGCACCGAGCCTTTGCCGTAGCTGCGCTGGCCGACCAGCGTTGCTCGATGGTAATCGCGCAGCGCCCCGGCCAGGATTTCCGCGGCACTGGCGCTATCGCCGTCGATGAGCACAACCAGCGGCACGCGCCAGGTGCCCGTGCGCTGCGCCGTGTAATTGAAATCTTCTCCGGGGCTGCGCCCCTTGGTGCTGACAATGCTGCCTTGCTCGATAAACTTGTCCGCCACTTCGACGCCAGAGGTGAGCAATCCGCCCGGATTGCCTCGCAGATCGATCACCAGCGAACGCATGCCTTCGCGGTGCAATTGCCACAGCGCGGCATCCAAATCGCGCGAGGTCGTCTTTTGGAAACAGGTCAATTTGAAGTACCCGACGCCGAATTCGCGGTCGATGATTCTCACGTCGTCCACGCTCGGCACATCGACGTGTTGCCGCTTCACCGTCAGCGCCCGCGGCGCCTCGTCGGCGGTCGCCACCATCAGTTGGGCGAACGAACCTTCCACGCCTTGCAACAACTCGGCCGCCGCATCGGTGCTGAGATCGGCGGTGGAACGCCCCCCGACTTCCACGATCCGATCGCCCGACTTGATGCCTGCCGCTTCGGCCGGGCTGCCGTGAATGACATTGACGATCAGGAGCGAACCTTCGTTGGCCTTCAATTCGACGCCCAACCCCACAAAGTTGCCTTCAATTTGCGAATACAAATCGGCGAGTTGTCCGCTCGTCAGAAAGGTACTGTATTCGTCCAGTCCACCGAGCATGCCGGTAGTGAATTCCAAAATGGTTGCAGCCGGCTGGACGCCCAAGTGCAGCCGCGCCAGGTGAGCGACGTTCCAGACGGCGTCGCGTGCCTCGATGCGGCTGCGAATCGAACGCTGCCCCATTTGCTTGCGCAATTCACCGACAAACACGCTCATGCGGTCGGGATTCACGCCCGACAAGTTATGTTCCACAAACGTCTGCTCGCTCAGCGCCACTTCAAGCGCTGCCGCCCCGCGACCGACCAACCGGTTCCAATCGGGGTTTTGCACGTAGTGCGATTGCACTTTGGCGGCCGCGTCGCTGTAAATTTCCAAGGCTTCGCTGTCGCTGAGCGTAGCGACCGACTTGCGGAAGCTCGAATCGGCATAGCGCCGGCCGACGTCGAAATGGAGCTTGGCAAAATCGAGCCGTCGCTCGAGATCGGGCTGGCCGGGCGTCTTGCGAGCGGCGTCTTCGTACAACGCGAAGGCTTCCGCCCAGCGTCGCTGCGCTTCCAGCTCTTTGCCTTTGTCGAGCAACTCCGCCAGTTCAGTTCCCGCCATCACAGCATGGGTCGGCTGCGATTGCACCGGCTGTAAC
The Pirellulales bacterium genome window above contains:
- a CDS encoding SIS domain-containing protein, with protein sequence MQQRLCGNDEFAPFDRLAKSAEMRHHRNMNLSDSPITKLLAASEAEQIERGYGHTLREIWQQPETWRQTSQSHDLLATIRQALAVSEVMARQGAIVLTGSGSSQYVGDCLALPLQSKLKLPVFSIPSGLLLTHLHESLPPMEPLLVVSVARSGNSPESVAVQQLVMKHRPQAHHLVLTCNAQGKLASEFAGHPKVHVAVLPEPTNDRSLVMTSSFTNLVLAGGLLGAGTELDRWRTKVRAMADMGDRILTMQLADIAQMPFRSVIFLGSGCHLGASREAALKMLEMTAGRIATMSESFLGFRHGPMSATSAETLVVAFLSFDPVVRAYEFDLLAELGQKKLGLRIVAFDANALDSPGPLPGVDFLPCPRPQGLPDNLEDGDFLLRHVVVGQLLAFFRCLHEGLKPDSPSESGIISRVVAPFRIH
- a CDS encoding S41 family peptidase, translating into MMRLRSSSRSALALLFGVVVSFGMAGSTMAQQVRIPSIVQPSLQPVQVQPPLQPVQSQPTHAVMAGTELAELLDKGKELEAQRRWAEAFALYEDAARKTPGQPDLERRLDFAKLHFDVGRRYADSSFRKSVATLSDSEALEIYSDAAAKVQSHYVQNPDWNRLVGRGAAALEVALSEQTFVEHNLSGVNPDRMSVFVGELRKQMGQRSIRSRIEARDAVWNVAHLARLHLGVQPAATILEFTTGMLGGLDEYSTFLTSGQLADLYSQIEGNFVGLGVELKANEGSLLIVNVIHGSPAEAAGIKSGDRIVEVGGRSTADLSTDAAAELLQGVEGSFAQLMVATADEAPRALTVKRQHVDVPSVDDVRIIDREFGVGYFKLTCFQKTTSRDLDAALWQLHREGMRSLVIDLRGNPGGLLTSGVEVADKFIEQGSIVSTKGRSPGEDFNYTAQRTGTWRVPLVVLIDGDSASAAEILAGALRDYHRATLVGQRSYGKGSVQGIFPLSTGGAGVRLTTAKFYSPLGKPFARVGVEPDVKVQVAAKPIDGRIAIPVSASNANGDAILNAGLEAARQQVAQR